Proteins from a single region of Candidatus Polarisedimenticolia bacterium:
- a CDS encoding ABC transporter permease: MPDWQAYVRERLRLPDLRPEREAEIVEAVAQHMEDLHRGAMERGASSEEAEAAAKREVRDWQALARDIARSDTLSRHGLDQRVLDGLESAGSRGAGGSVAARQGARATAGLIASQLAADVLHAIRLLFKNPGFTAAVLITLGLGIGANAAVFTILNAVLLRPLPYAEPGRLVRIWESNPQRGWPTFSGSQPNFLDWRAQSVSFERLAASTTRPLNLTGGGEAERIPGMAVTHDFFPMLGVRPEMGRGFLPEEDATGHGERVVLMTHGLWQRRFGGDPGIVGRTILLNDAPHTVIGIVPEFYWRPYELFVPLRPDPAEDRSDHRLSVYGRLKPGVAPQQAQAELAGVAERLARQYPASNGGWTVTLSSFYDWIVPAESRRGLYVLLGAVALVLLIACANVASLLLARAAGRRREIAIRAALGASRARLVRQLLAESLLLGALGGGLGLLLAQWGIDVLGVAGGMAVPRADEISLDHRVLLFTLGLSLLTGLLFGLAPALQATRVDFHATLKEGAAGGVTRQRARSALVVAEVALSLVLLVGVGLLLRSLAALLDAPPGFDTKNLLTASINLPGTRYPSEKEFLAFHDRLRERLSGMQGVVSVSETSGLPMDGNMTAMEVHVDGAPVPADGQHPSAQWRLVSPGYFRTMGIAIRRGRDLNEQDLDPKTRALRGAVISETLARRCWPDQDPIGRPFRPWSASNPPVTVVGVADDVRLYALDETPYSAVYLNLNAGTWNPMQIAVRTAGDPRAFAAVLRGEVRTLDPGVPVAQVLTMDELIGQSTAPRRFTMTLLAIFAAVALLLAGVGLFGLMAFLVAQGTHDIGIRMALGARRRDIFGLVVGRGMVLTSLGIAAGVVGALALTRLMSSMLFGVGARDPLTLTVTVLVLGLVALAACLIPARRAGRVDPMVALRCE; the protein is encoded by the coding sequence ATTGGCAGGCGTACGTCCGGGAACGGCTGCGCCTGCCGGACCTGCGTCCGGAGCGGGAAGCCGAGATCGTCGAGGCCGTCGCGCAGCACATGGAAGATCTCCATCGGGGCGCCATGGAGCGCGGCGCCTCCTCGGAGGAGGCGGAGGCCGCGGCGAAGCGCGAGGTCCGGGACTGGCAGGCGCTGGCGCGCGACATCGCCCGATCGGACACCCTCAGCCGCCATGGCCTCGATCAGCGCGTCCTGGACGGACTGGAGAGCGCGGGTTCGCGCGGCGCGGGCGGCTCCGTGGCGGCCAGGCAGGGGGCCCGAGCGACGGCCGGCCTGATCGCCTCGCAGCTCGCGGCCGACGTGCTCCATGCGATCCGCCTGCTGTTCAAGAACCCCGGCTTCACGGCGGCGGTCCTGATCACGCTGGGGCTCGGGATCGGGGCGAATGCGGCGGTGTTCACCATCCTCAACGCGGTGCTGCTGCGGCCGCTGCCCTACGCCGAGCCGGGGCGGCTGGTGCGCATCTGGGAGAGCAACCCGCAGCGCGGCTGGCCGACCTTCTCCGGCTCGCAGCCGAACTTCCTCGACTGGCGCGCCCAGAGCGTCTCGTTCGAACGGCTCGCGGCCTCGACCACCCGCCCGCTCAACCTGACCGGCGGCGGCGAGGCGGAACGCATCCCGGGCATGGCGGTCACGCACGATTTCTTTCCGATGCTCGGGGTGCGTCCGGAGATGGGGCGCGGCTTCCTGCCGGAGGAGGACGCGACGGGCCACGGGGAGCGCGTCGTCCTGATGACCCACGGTCTGTGGCAGCGGCGCTTCGGCGGCGACCCGGGGATCGTCGGGCGGACGATCCTGCTGAACGACGCGCCGCACACCGTGATCGGCATCGTGCCGGAGTTCTACTGGCGGCCCTACGAGCTGTTCGTGCCGCTGCGGCCCGATCCCGCCGAGGATCGCAGCGATCACCGGCTGTCGGTCTACGGCAGGCTGAAGCCGGGTGTCGCCCCGCAGCAGGCGCAGGCCGAGCTGGCCGGCGTCGCGGAGCGCCTGGCGCGCCAGTACCCCGCTTCGAACGGCGGCTGGACCGTGACCCTGAGCTCCTTCTACGACTGGATCGTTCCGGCAGAGTCGCGCCGCGGGCTGTACGTGCTTCTGGGCGCGGTGGCGCTGGTCCTCCTGATCGCCTGCGCCAACGTCGCCAGCCTCCTCCTGGCGCGGGCCGCGGGGCGCCGCCGGGAGATCGCCATCCGCGCGGCGCTCGGCGCCAGCCGCGCGCGCCTGGTGCGCCAGCTCCTCGCCGAATCGCTCCTGCTCGGGGCGCTGGGTGGCGGGCTCGGGCTGCTTCTGGCGCAGTGGGGAATCGACGTCCTGGGCGTGGCGGGAGGCATGGCGGTGCCGCGGGCCGACGAGATCTCCCTCGACCACCGCGTGCTCCTGTTCACGCTCGGCCTGTCCCTCCTCACCGGGCTCCTGTTCGGGCTCGCGCCGGCGCTGCAGGCGACGCGCGTCGACTTCCACGCCACGCTGAAAGAGGGGGCGGCCGGAGGGGTCACGCGCCAGCGGGCGCGCAGCGCGCTGGTCGTCGCCGAGGTGGCGCTCTCGCTGGTCCTCCTGGTCGGCGTGGGGCTCCTGCTGCGAAGTCTCGCGGCGCTGCTCGACGCGCCCCCCGGCTTCGACACGAAGAACCTCCTGACCGCCAGCATCAACCTCCCCGGCACCAGGTATCCGTCGGAGAAGGAGTTTCTCGCGTTCCACGACCGGCTGCGCGAGCGCCTGAGCGGGATGCAGGGGGTCGTCTCGGTGTCGGAAACGAGCGGCCTGCCGATGGACGGCAACATGACGGCGATGGAGGTGCACGTGGACGGCGCGCCGGTCCCGGCGGACGGCCAGCATCCCTCGGCGCAGTGGCGTCTGGTCTCCCCCGGCTACTTCCGCACGATGGGGATCGCGATCCGCCGCGGGCGGGACCTGAACGAGCAGGACCTCGACCCGAAGACGCGGGCCCTTCGCGGCGCCGTGATCAGCGAGACGCTGGCCCGGCGGTGCTGGCCCGACCAGGATCCGATCGGCCGCCCGTTCCGTCCCTGGAGCGCGTCCAACCCGCCGGTCACCGTCGTCGGCGTGGCGGACGACGTCCGTCTCTACGCGCTCGACGAGACGCCGTACTCCGCCGTGTATCTGAACCTCAACGCGGGGACCTGGAACCCCATGCAGATCGCGGTGCGCACCGCCGGCGATCCGCGGGCGTTCGCCGCCGTCCTGCGCGGCGAGGTGCGAACGCTCGACCCCGGGGTGCCGGTCGCGCAGGTCCTCACGATGGACGAGCTGATCGGGCAGTCGACCGCCCCCCGCCGGTTCACCATGACGCTGCTCGCGATCTTCGCGGCGGTGGCGCTGCTCCTCGCGGGCGTGGGACTGTTCGGCCTGATGGCGTTCCTCGTGGCGCAGGGGACCCACGACATCGGAATCCGCATGGCGCTCGGCGCCCGCCGGCGCGACATCTTCGGCCTGGTCGTCGGGCGCGGCATGGTCCTGACGTCCCTCGGCATCGCCGCCGGGGTCGTCGGCGCCCTGGCGCTGACCCGGCTGATGAGCAGCATGCTGTTCGGCGTGGGGGCGCGCGACCCGCTGACCCTGACGGTGACGGTGCTGGTCCTGGGGCTCGTGGCCCTGGCGGCGTGCCTCATCCCGGCCCGCCGGGCCGGGCGCGTCGATCCGATGGTCGCGCTGCGCTGCGAGTAG
- a CDS encoding mechanosensitive ion channel family protein, with protein MRAWGSSPWVLAPAALVLWIGVFLIVKTIVLGAMRRVAARTRWTWDDVLVQALSTPLLIAILASGLLVFGRILPLEPEGDRAFDVLLAFSIALALVLFVDRAARGALDRLAAGSPVLQGARGLIQAGIRAVIVGIGLLIFLDSIGISITPILASLGVGSLAVALALQDTLANLFAGVYMIADKPIEPGHLVKLPTGEEGYVTKVGWRSTWIRMLNNNMLVIPNSKLAGAAIINYDLPDRAINVIIQAGVHFESDLDKVERVTLEVARDVLRSVPGGVPGTEPSLRFLDVGDWAIHLQVTLRAQNFESMPLVRHEFVKRLVPRYRQEGIVVPYPIRTLDPPPGGAEGLRRVARDGA; from the coding sequence ATGCGCGCCTGGGGCTCCTCACCGTGGGTGCTGGCGCCCGCCGCCCTCGTCCTCTGGATCGGGGTCTTCCTCATCGTCAAGACGATCGTCCTCGGGGCGATGCGCCGGGTCGCGGCGCGGACCCGCTGGACCTGGGACGACGTCCTCGTCCAGGCCCTCTCGACGCCGCTCCTGATCGCCATCCTGGCGAGCGGCCTCCTGGTCTTCGGCCGGATCCTGCCTCTCGAGCCGGAAGGGGACCGCGCCTTCGACGTCCTGCTCGCCTTCTCCATCGCCCTGGCGCTCGTGCTCTTCGTCGATCGCGCCGCGCGCGGCGCCCTCGACCGGCTGGCGGCCGGATCGCCCGTCCTGCAGGGGGCGCGCGGCCTCATCCAGGCGGGGATTCGCGCCGTCATCGTCGGGATCGGTCTCCTGATCTTCCTGGACAGCATCGGCATCTCGATCACCCCGATCCTGGCTTCGCTCGGCGTCGGCAGCCTGGCGGTGGCGCTGGCCCTTCAGGACACGCTCGCCAACCTGTTCGCCGGCGTCTACATGATCGCCGACAAGCCGATCGAGCCGGGGCACCTGGTGAAGCTGCCGACCGGCGAGGAGGGGTACGTGACGAAGGTGGGATGGCGCAGCACCTGGATCCGGATGCTGAACAACAACATGCTGGTGATCCCGAACTCGAAGCTGGCCGGCGCGGCGATCATCAATTACGACCTCCCGGACCGGGCGATCAACGTGATCATCCAGGCGGGGGTCCACTTCGAGAGCGATCTCGACAAGGTCGAGCGCGTGACGCTGGAGGTCGCCCGGGACGTCCTGCGATCGGTCCCCGGGGGAGTGCCCGGGACGGAGCCGTCCCTGCGGTTCCTGGACGTCGGAGACTGGGCCATCCACCTCCAGGTGACTCTGCGGGCGCAGAACTTCGAGTCCATGCCCCTCGTCCGCCACGAGTTCGTGAAGCGCCTGGTGCCGCGCTACCGCCAGGAGGGGATCGTCGTCCCCTATCCGATCCGCACCCTCGATCCGCCGCCCGGCGGCGCCGAGGGGCTGCGCCGCGTCGCGCGCGACGGCGCCTGA
- a CDS encoding DUF1343 domain-containing protein — MAHSQAKNRPPRVQTGLEVLKQARPRWLRGRRVGLLMHPASVTSRFASARAVIHDLCGGSLKALFGPQHGIAGEKQDNMIESGHGRDATLGIPLHSLYSETRAPTPKMLQGIDVLLVDLQDVGTRVYTFEWTTALALEACARAGREVVILDRPNPIGGTAVEGNLIRPGYTSFVGLYPVPMRHALTLGELAALVNARMADGAPRARPVKRGDGVGWRCPGLCDLTIVPMAGWRRRMLFPDTGLPWVLPSPNMPTFDTAVVYPGQVLLEGTNLSEGRGTTRPFEIFGAPWLDIRAVRRRFEKKRLPGFVLRDHAFEPTFHKWAKEVCQGFQIQVTDPALYRPYFTTLALLQDIIAVHRDRFEWKQPPYEYVTDRLPIDVLTGDPAVRQALELGTDLRVIERAWRKEIADFQRESRAFHLYD; from the coding sequence TTGGCACACTCGCAGGCGAAAAACCGGCCGCCTCGCGTCCAGACCGGCCTGGAAGTCCTGAAGCAGGCACGGCCCCGCTGGCTGCGCGGTCGGCGTGTCGGCCTCCTCATGCACCCCGCCTCCGTGACCTCCCGGTTCGCCTCGGCGAGAGCGGTGATCCACGACCTGTGCGGCGGCAGTCTGAAGGCGCTGTTCGGCCCCCAGCACGGCATCGCGGGGGAGAAGCAGGACAACATGATCGAGTCCGGCCACGGCCGGGACGCGACGCTCGGCATTCCCCTCCACAGCCTCTATTCCGAGACCCGCGCCCCCACTCCCAAGATGCTGCAGGGGATCGACGTGCTCCTGGTCGACCTGCAGGATGTCGGGACGCGCGTCTACACCTTCGAATGGACCACGGCGCTGGCGCTCGAGGCCTGCGCCAGGGCGGGGCGCGAGGTGGTGATTCTCGACCGCCCCAACCCGATCGGCGGCACCGCGGTCGAGGGGAACCTGATCCGGCCCGGATACACCTCCTTCGTCGGCCTCTATCCGGTGCCTATGCGGCACGCCCTGACCCTGGGGGAGCTCGCCGCCCTGGTCAACGCCCGGATGGCGGACGGCGCCCCCCGCGCCCGCCCGGTGAAGCGCGGCGACGGCGTCGGCTGGCGCTGCCCCGGCCTCTGCGACCTGACCATCGTGCCGATGGCCGGCTGGCGCAGGCGGATGCTCTTCCCGGACACCGGCCTGCCCTGGGTGCTGCCGTCGCCCAACATGCCGACCTTCGACACGGCCGTGGTCTACCCGGGCCAGGTCCTCCTGGAAGGCACGAACCTCTCGGAGGGGCGCGGCACCACCCGGCCGTTCGAGATCTTCGGCGCCCCCTGGCTCGACATCCGGGCCGTGCGGCGGCGGTTCGAGAAGAAGCGGCTCCCCGGATTCGTCCTGCGCGATCATGCGTTCGAGCCGACCTTTCACAAGTGGGCGAAGGAGGTCTGCCAGGGGTTCCAGATCCAGGTGACCGACCCGGCCCTGTACCGGCCCTACTTCACGACGCTCGCCCTGCTCCAGGACATCATCGCCGTGCACCGCGATCGCTTCGAATGGAAGCAGCCCCCCTACGAATACGTCACCGATCGCCTGCCGATCGACGTCCTGACCGGCGATCCCGCGGTGCGCCAGGCGCTCGAGCTGGGGACCGATCTGCGGGTGATCGAGCGGGCCTGGCGGAAGGAGATCGCCGACTTCCAGCGCGAGTCCCGCGCCTTCCATCTCTATGACTGA
- a CDS encoding efflux RND transporter periplasmic adaptor subunit: MTPISRRKRFLIVSGILVVLVGALVVTGIFFKRSRAADGSETRAKDSASGQSASQGQGSGGVAHASTKTKEDDKEKAPIPVSVAPIATGAVSSYISSTANLVPENEVKVLAEADGRVAQLLVEEGNRVAKGQVLAQLVKDDAEISLKKAQVRLENARINFERAQQELASNLISREQYDKDSLDNQIAQQELAEAKWRLEKTTIRSPFGGRVTERFVKLGQHLHPGEQLFTVSDFDPLVARIFLPEKDVFGLKEGRDVRITLKANDTTRFHGRIRQISPVVDTGTGTVKLTIEATAPPDEVRPGAFVTIDIVRETRPQAILVPREAVVRELQDAYVFVVNGGVAEKRTISLGLEEGGRVEALSGVKAGEQVIVAGQGGLKQGSAIKVIPAPEASDLGTLDDRPVRG, from the coding sequence ATGACCCCGATATCCCGACGCAAGCGATTCCTGATCGTCTCCGGCATCCTGGTCGTCCTCGTGGGCGCCCTGGTGGTGACCGGGATCTTCTTCAAGCGCTCGCGGGCCGCGGACGGCTCCGAAACCCGGGCCAAGGACAGCGCGTCCGGCCAGAGCGCCTCGCAGGGCCAGGGAAGCGGCGGCGTGGCGCACGCCAGCACCAAGACCAAGGAGGACGACAAGGAGAAGGCCCCCATCCCGGTCAGCGTGGCGCCGATCGCGACCGGGGCGGTCTCCTCGTACATCTCCTCCACGGCCAACCTGGTGCCCGAGAACGAGGTCAAGGTCCTGGCCGAGGCGGATGGCCGGGTGGCGCAGCTGCTGGTCGAGGAGGGGAACCGCGTGGCGAAGGGCCAGGTCCTGGCTCAGCTGGTCAAGGACGACGCCGAGATCTCCCTCAAGAAGGCCCAGGTCCGGCTCGAGAACGCCCGGATCAATTTCGAGCGGGCGCAGCAGGAGCTGGCCAGCAACCTGATCAGCCGGGAGCAGTACGACAAGGACTCCCTCGACAACCAGATCGCCCAGCAGGAGCTGGCCGAGGCGAAGTGGCGCCTCGAGAAGACGACGATCCGGTCGCCGTTCGGAGGCCGCGTGACCGAGCGCTTCGTGAAGCTCGGCCAGCACCTCCACCCGGGGGAGCAGCTGTTCACCGTGTCGGATTTCGATCCCCTGGTCGCCAGGATCTTCCTGCCGGAGAAGGACGTCTTCGGGCTCAAGGAAGGACGCGACGTGCGCATCACCCTGAAGGCGAACGACACGACCCGGTTCCACGGGCGCATCCGCCAGATCAGCCCGGTCGTCGACACGGGGACCGGCACGGTCAAGCTGACGATCGAGGCCACCGCGCCGCCGGACGAGGTGCGGCCGGGGGCCTTCGTCACGATCGACATCGTGCGCGAGACCCGCCCGCAGGCGATCCTGGTGCCGCGGGAAGCGGTCGTCCGCGAGCTGCAGGACGCGTACGTGTTCGTCGTCAACGGCGGGGTGGCCGAGAAACGCACCATTTCGCTCGGCCTCGAAGAGGGGGGCCGGGTCGAGGCCCTGTCGGGCGTGAAGGCGGGCGAGCAGGTCATCGTGGCGGGCCAGGGGGGCCTGAAGCAGGGCTCGGCGATCAAGGTCATTCCCGCCCCCGAAGCCTCCGATCTCGGCACCCTGGACGATCGTCCGGTCCGCGGCTAG